Part of the Rhodothermales bacterium genome is shown below.
AAGAAGAACGATCCGAGTGACGGGTTGATGAGATTGGTGTGCTTGCCGATCCAGCCGAGTCCACTTCGCTCCGCCCATACTTTGTCCATGACCGGCGCTGAGTCCACGAACGCGCGGCCGTTCAGGTCGGGTACGCGTTCGGCGAGCCATTCAAAGAGCTTGCCGAGCTTGTCCTTCAGGACGATGTGGTAGTCGTCGTTCCACGCGTACCGACTGATGCGTCCGATCTCCGGATCCTCCGGCGCATCGACTTGCTGGTAGTAGTTATCGACTACCGAGATCACGGACGCGGCTCCGTCCACGAGGCGAGCGGGATCAATGCGCTTCTCGAAGTTTCGCTCCATCCAGGCCATCGACGCGTGTCGTCCTTCATGCAGCCAGCGTTCCAGGCGTCTCGCTTCTTCGTCGAGACGTTGTGCGGCCGAAACGCCGCATGCATCGAAGCCCAGTCTGCTCGCCTCGCTCTTGAGCTCCTTTGTGAGCGTAGATCTATGGCTGGATGAAGGCGTCAACGTCGGACCGGACTGGGGCGAGGTGTTCGTGTTATTCGTCGCGGAGCGTAAGGGTTTCTTCGGGGAGGTACAAAGAAAAAGGGCGAGCCGCGATGTGCGACCCGCCCTTCGTCTTTTCAGGCTGTGATATCAGCCATTCCTACATGCAGGCACCCGGGATGGAGTCTGCACGGCGGTACTGGCTGGTGCCTTCCTTGCGGCTTACGCCTGGCACGCGGCCCATGCCCATCGCCGAGAGGCGGCTGACGGCAACACCGTTATCCGTGTAGAACTTCTGCACCGCATTGGCGCGTGCATCCGAGAGGCTCTGCGCGTTGCGCTCGCCAGGAGCTGCATGGCCTTCGATTCTCACGCAGATGTTCGGGCACTCGTTGAGAATGTCGACATTGTCCTGCAGAGCAGCACGTGCCTCATCCGTAAGAGCGCTCGCATTGCGGGCGAAGAACGCAGCGTTCAGGTCGGTCAGTTCGCGGCAGATAGCTGCCTCGTACGGATTGACCGTGACCGTCACAGTACGTGTATCCGAGCCGGCCGAGTTGGAGGCGCGGAGCGTGACTGTGTAGGTACCCGGTGTTGCGAATCGGTGCGTCGGGTTCGCTTCGGTTGACTTGGATCCATCGCCGAAGTCCCAGGCGTAGCCGGTCACTTCGCGATCGTCGCCACGAACGTTCGCCATGAACTTCACGTCGGACTGCGTGTCCGGTGCGGTCGGGTCAAACGTAGTGGTGATGATGGACGGTGCCGAAATCGGACGTTCGACGTTGACAGTCATCGTTCGCGAATCCGAGCTGCGCTTGTTACGTGCGGTGAACGTAGCGGTGTACGTACCCTCGGTGGCGTAGCTGTGTGTCGCTACGAGGCCGTTGGCCGTCGTACCGTCTCCAAAGTCCCACGTGTACGTTACGGGCTGCGTTGCTTCCGGATTGATGGTCGCTTCAAACGTTCCATCAGCGTTCGTCAACAGCTCGCTGGGGCCTGATGCGGTTACGACCATGACCGGTCGGAAGGGCTTCGAGAAGTTCACCCGAAGACCTGCGACACCATAGTCGAGCACGTCGTAGTTGCCCGTGTGCTTCCCTGAGTTCAGGTTCTCGTCACTCAGGCCATCGACGCCTTCGCCGTCGAAGACGAACGAGGCTCCAACTTCGACGAAGAGACCAAACTGGTCGCTGAGCGCGATGTCGATGCCGGCGCCGCCAACCGGACCGAATCCGATCTTGGTGCCGATGGGTCCGTTCACTTTACCGAACGTAGCGCCGACGCCAGCAATCAGGTAAGGCGAGATACGCTTGCCATCGAGTGCACGGAGGGTACCGGCAAGATGGAGGCTCGTACGCCGATCTCCACTATCACCATCGACCGATCCTTCGGAGAGGGTTGACGGTGGCTGATTGGCGTTAGCCAGCTGTGGGTACGTTCCGGTGTTGAACATGAGTCCGAGGCCGAACGCCTTGTTCAGCTGGAGGCCCAACTCGCCACCAAAGAATAATTCGGCTGCATCTACGTAGTCGTTGATGGAACTATCCGGGTTGCCATCGCGGGTACCCTGATAGAAGCCCATGCCTACGCGTGCCTTGAGATAAACCGTCTTGTCGGCGCGAAAGCGCGACTGGGCGTCCGCGGTCGGCGCCAAGCTGGCGACGACGACGAGCGCTGCGACTAGAGACGATAAGATTCGCCTATTCATTTGCAAGGTTCCTCCAAATGTGCGGCTATTATTGAGAACAGGAAATTGTGTTGTAGCGGTTGCCATAAGCGGTACCAAGTGACCTTTTTCTAGCACGTTCAGTGAGACTTACCAACTAAAATGTGCGCCTTTTCGATTCTTGACACAACATCTGGTAGCACCAGGCGGGACACAACGAGTCAAAGGCAATCGCAGGGACCACCTGTGGGGATGGCAAACGAAAGTTATCGTCACTTTCGTTGCCTGCTCAAGGAAGCACCCAGAATATTCGCATAATACGCTGTGGGACGGCGCTAATCTTGCCGAATATAAAAAAAAACGACGAAGTACAGCCTGATTCGACAGATTTTGGTGCAATCAGCCGACCATCCACTGGCCGTTGTCCATCCGCCGCCCGGGCGGGCCCGACGGAGGCCAGGAATGGCACCCGGCAGATACTCAGGCCAGCCGGTTGACGTGCTTCTCGAGCTGGCTCTTGTAGTTCGCCGCCGTGTTGTTGTGAAGGATGCCTTTTGTGGCCAGACGGTCGAGGTAAGACTTGACGTCCTTCAACTGGACGGCCGCCTGGTCGGCGTCTGTCGTCTCTCTCAGCCCCTTGATCATCGTGCGCATGCGGCTACG
Proteins encoded:
- the queG gene encoding tRNA epoxyqueuosine(34) reductase QueG codes for the protein MTPSSSHRSTLTKELKSEASRLGFDACGVSAAQRLDEEARRLERWLHEGRHASMAWMERNFEKRIDPARLVDGAASVISVVDNYYQQVDAPEDPEIGRISRYAWNDDYHIVLKDKLGKLFEWLAERVPDLNGRAFVDSAPVMDKVWAERSGLGWIGKHTNLINPSLGSFFFLGELIVDVELEPDGPVPDHCGSCTRCIDACPTDAIYRPYAVDANRCISYLTIEHRQDEIAPELASHFGNLIFGCDICQDVCPWNKFSRATTEPRYMPRDDVVDRRIADWMELDLDQYRGVFKNNPVKRAGFDGFMRNVRIARDNYQSTSEPDASASGS
- a CDS encoding PKD domain-containing protein — protein: MNRRILSSLVAALVVVASLAPTADAQSRFRADKTVYLKARVGMGFYQGTRDGNPDSSINDYVDAAELFFGGELGLQLNKAFGLGLMFNTGTYPQLANANQPPSTLSEGSVDGDSGDRRTSLHLAGTLRALDGKRISPYLIAGVGATFGKVNGPIGTKIGFGPVGGAGIDIALSDQFGLFVEVGASFVFDGEGVDGLSDENLNSGKHTGNYDVLDYGVAGLRVNFSKPFRPVMVVTASGPSELLTNADGTFEATINPEATQPVTYTWDFGDGTTANGLVATHSYATEGTYTATFTARNKRSSDSRTMTVNVERPISAPSIITTTFDPTAPDTQSDVKFMANVRGDDREVTGYAWDFGDGSKSTEANPTHRFATPGTYTVTLRASNSAGSDTRTVTVTVNPYEAAICRELTDLNAAFFARNASALTDEARAALQDNVDILNECPNICVRIEGHAAPGERNAQSLSDARANAVQKFYTDNGVAVSRLSAMGMGRVPGVSRKEGTSQYRRADSIPGACM
- a CDS encoding 30S ribosomal protein S20 produces the protein MPQHKSAAKRVRQNETRRIRNRYHRSRMRTMIKGLRETTDADQAAVQLKDVKSYLDRLATKGILHNNTAANYKSQLEKHVNRLA